A window of the Cannabis sativa cultivar Pink pepper isolate KNU-18-1 chromosome X, ASM2916894v1, whole genome shotgun sequence genome harbors these coding sequences:
- the LOC133032187 gene encoding uncharacterized mitochondrial protein AtMg00810-like yields MEGCKTVSTPLDNNKALKKEDGSPKADESKFRSLIGSLLYLTATRPDIMYAVSLLSRFMLDPSQVHYGAAKRILSDWAGSMDDMKSTSGYAFTLGSGIFSWASKKQATVAQSSAEAKYIAVAMTTSQALWLKRILEDMGEL; encoded by the exons atggaGGGATGCAAGACTGTATCAACTCCATTAGACAACAACAAAGCTCTCAAGAAAGAAGATGGCTCACCGAAAGCTGATGAATCAAAATTTCGAAGTCTAATTGGCAGCCTACTATATCTAACTGCTACAAGACCAGACATAATGTACGCAGTTAGTCTCCTATCAAGATTCATGCTTGATCCCAGTCAAGTTCACTACGGAGCAGCCAAGCGAATCCTCAG TGACTGGGCAGGATCCATGGACGACATGAAGAGCACGTCAGGATATGCCTTCACACTTGGATCAGGAATATTTTCATGGGCATCAAAGAAGCAAGCAACTGTTGCGCAATCATCAGCAGAAGCAAAGTACATTGCAGTAGCAATGACTACAAGCCAAGCTTTATGGCTCAAAAGAATACTTGAAGACATGGGAGAATTATGA